The genomic segment AGAACGCTCCCAGATTAAAAATCGGGAGCGCGCGATGAAGATGCTGACGGCACGACTGTTTGAGAAAAAACGGGAAGAACAAGAGAAAACGTTGGCCGCTATTCAAGGGGAACAAAAAGATATTGCATGGGGCAGCCAAATTCGTTCCTATGTTTTCCACCCATACAGTCTGGTAAAAGACCACCGGACCAATATGGAGGTAGGAAACGTTCAAGCAGTCATGGATGGTGATATTGATTCGTTTATCGATGCCTATTTGCGCGCGCAGATTAATCGTTAAACGAAACAATAGGCTTCAAGGCTTTTGGTATGGAAATCGATACGGTGGTTCCTTTGCCGACATCACTGGCGATGTCGATTGTACCGCCGTGATCGCGAATGATTTTTGAGCTTACCATTAACCCCAGGCCAGTTCCTGTTTCTTTTGTACTATAAAAAAGCTCTCCTAATCGGGGAAGCAGCTCGGCAGGGATGCCTTGTCCTTGATCGCTGATTCGGATGATTACATCGGAAGAGCGCTCTACAACCTTGATTGTGAGATTTCCACCTGACGGCATGGCTTCCATGCCGTTTTTTATGATGTTTATGAAGACTTGCTTGATTTGATATTCCTCACACAATATGAGGGACGTGACTTGAGGAAAATCAGTGAGAATGGACACATTTTTAAGAAGTGCTTGCGGTTCCAAAAGTTTAATGACAGACGAAAGCAATGGCAAAAGGCCGTTGGGAGCAAATCGCAACGCTTGCGGCTTCGCCATTATCAAAAGCTCACTGGTAATCGTAGTGATCCGATCGATTTCGGATCGCATAATTTGCAAGTATTGCTGATTGGCAAACTTGTCCCCTTCCATGAGTTGAATAAATCCTTTCAAGGCCGTAAGTGGATTGCGAATTTCATGGGCGATCCCCGCGGCAAGCTCACCTAGAACGGACAGCTTGTCAGAGTAACGAAGCAATTCTTCTGATTGCCGACGTTCTGTAATATCACGTGCGACAAAAACCGTGCTGAGAATACGACCGTTCGAACAAATATCAGGTGTTCCTTTCACATCGAACAGCAACATTCTACCGTCTGGGTGCAGGTAATGGTACTCGGCGTCGAGTGTGATCTTCTGCTTCATCATTTGAGCAAAATCGTTCTTGGCGTTGGCTACTTGCTCAGGATGAACCAAGATCGAAAAATGCTGGTTGATCACTTGATCAATCGTGAGGCCACTAACCGCCTGAACAGAAGGGGAAGCGTAGGTAATAATTCCATCCACATTTACGATAAAAATCAAATCCATAATGTTTTCGGATATTAACCGAAAGTTCTCTTGCATTTGGTGAAGAGCCTCTTCCATTTTCTTTTGCTGCGTGATGTTTTTGGCAATGGAATAGCGACTGATGATTTCGCCGTTTTGAAAAATGGGAAAGCTGGAAGCGATAATATCCACAACCTGCCCGTTTTTATGAAGCAATTGGTAATACTTATTTTTTCTGATTCCTGCAGAGAGGATTTGTTGTTTCTTACTGTCGAGACCTTCAGTAGAAGCGAGAATTTCCCAAATTTGCATGCGCAGCAATTCTTGAGAGGTGTATCCTACCAATGCTTCACCAGCAGCGTTTACGCCTGTGAATCTGCCCTGCATATCGAACATGAAAACAGCGTCAGGATTGTTGTGGAAGAGAGATGTATATAACTGTATCTGCGTGTCCATACCTATCCGCCTCTCTGTTGCTACTTGCTACCTTTGAATCGTTCGCTGTAGAAAGGAAAAATCCTACCAGACTAAAGTCTGTATTCATAATTATGTTATACTTCATGAAAGAATAAGGTCATGAAAAAGGAGAGAAACCGTCATGTTGTATGCCGCATTTTTGCCAATCGTGAATCAAGAGCTGAATGCTCAAGTAAGACCTGCGCATCTTACGTATATCAATGATTTGTACAAGCAGGGAAAAGTGCTCATGGCAGGACCCTTCACAGATAAGCTTGGCGGATTGGTTATTTACAAAGCGGATTCTCTGGAAGAAGCTCGTCAATTGGCTGAGGCTGATCCAGTTGTCGTGGAAGGTGCACGGACGTTGGAGTTACGTGAATGGAGCCCGTTGGAATTTCCTCTGTCCTAAATGGTTGTAGCAAGAATGAGAAGTGGTAGTCGGAGGCATACTTAGCGAAGAAATCCGAATAAAGGAGGGAACAGCCTTGAAACGTATTCCACTCGTTTTGACAGCGGCTGTACTCGCATTCTCGCTAAGTGCCTGTGGCGGAAATCAGCAAACACAGCCGCCAGCCAACCAACCAGCAACAGAGGCTCCGGCTACAGAAACTCCGTCAACCACGGCACCATCTGGCGGCTATGATGCAGCAACTGCAGAAACCATGTACAAAAATACCTGTTCAGGCTGCCACGGACAGACGTTGGAAGGGGCAGTTGGACCGAACTTGCAAAAGATCGGCAGCCAGTTGAACAAGGACGAGATCATGGGCATTTTGGAAAAAGGAAAAGGATCAATGCCTCCGGGTCTCGTCACCGGAAAAGATGCAGAAAACATCGCTGCATGGTTAGCGGACAAAAAGTAAACAGGGCAAGAAACCAGCGCTCGAGCAATCGGGTGCTTTTTTCTTTGGACGTAAAAAAGTTTTTTTGTTGTATTCTAAATGGATTTTTATTATTATTCATGTATAAAAATACAGTATGGAATAAAGGGGAGAGAGCATGGTTCGGGTCGGGATTGTTGGAGCAACGGGTTATGGTGGCGCGGAGTTGATCCGTCTTTTGGCTGGGCATCCGCATGTTGAGATTGCCAATTTATATTCAAGTTCATCAGAAGGAGAAGGCTTGGAAAAATCGTTTCCACATGCAGCAGGACTCGGGTTGCCCACATTGTCACCAATTGATGCAGACAGCATGAGCGGTGTGAACGATTTGATCTTCCTCGCTACGCCTGCGGGAGTAAGTAGCGGGCTATCTCCGAAGTTGGTCGAAAAAGGTGTAAAGGTCATTGATTTATCGGGGGATTTTCGTCTGGAAAATGGTGCGGTCTACAAAACGTGGTACAAACATGAGCCGGCCCCTTCCCAATGGGTAGAAGCAGCGGTTTACGGTTTAACTGAGTGGAATCAAGAGCAAGTGGCGGGGGCCAGTCTCATAGCAAATCCAGGGTGCTATCCCACTGCTACGCTCCTCGCCTTGCTACCGCTGGTGAAGACAGGTTGGGTACAGTCAGATAGTTGGATCGTCGATGCCAAATCAGGTGTGTCCGGCGCTGGACGTGGAGTATCGCTCGGTGTTCATTACAGCGAGATTAATGAAAGCATTCATGCTTATAAAGTGGCGAGTCATCAGCATACACCAGAGATTGAACAGGAGCTGCAAAAACAGAGCGGGGAAGAGACGCTTGTTCAATTTACGCCGCATCTGGTGCCGATGACCCGAGGGATTTTAGTCACAGCTTACGGACAACTTACCACTGATGTCACACAAGCGCAAATTCAGGAGCTATACGAAGCTGCTTATGCGGATAAGCCATTTGTGCGCGTACGTCCTGCAGGCAGTCATCCACATACGAAAGAAGTTTATGGCTCCAATTATTGCGATATCGCCATCCATGTTGATCAGCGCACGAAGCGTGTCATCTTGCTGTCGGTAATCGATAATATGATGAAGGGCGCAGCCGGTCAAGCCGTACAAAACATGAATGTCATGTTTGATTTGCCTGAAAAAACGGGTTTGCCACTCGTACCTGTATACCCGTAGAGGAGGAGAGCAGATGCAAGGAATTGTCGTGATCAAATGTGGCGGAAGCACCATGGATCAGCTGCCTGACTCCTTCTTTCAGGCGATTGCCGGACTGCAGGCACAGGGACAAGAGATCGTCATCGTCCATGGGGGCGGACCTGCCATTAACAGTATGCTCGATCGAGTTCAGATCACTCCGCAATTTGTCGATGGGCTTCGTGTTACCTGCGAGGACACGCTGCGTGTTGTAGAGATGGTCTTGTGCGGCAGTATCAACAAGGCGCTGGTAAAAAGGCTGACACAGGCAGGAGCCAAGGCTTGGGGAGTTAGTGGCATCGATGGTCAGACTCTTTTAGCAACAAAAACACCCAAGCCACTCGGATGGGTAGGAGAAATCAAAAAGGCTGATACGACCATTCCGAAAGCGATTCTTGGGCAGGGCTACGTCCCGGTGATTGCTCCCCTTTCCGTTAGTGAAGATGGCACAGAGACATTTAATGTCAATGCTGATGTAGCCGCAGGAGCGATTGCAGCAGCACTCAGCGCCGAAAAGCTGATCATGGTGACAGACGTTCCGGGCATTATGCAGCCACAGCCAGACGGAACCAAGGCAGTAGTGCCAGCAACAAGTGCAGAAGAGATACAGGAAATGATTCGGGCAGAGATTATTACTGGCGGAATGATTCCGAAGGTTCAGGCAGCTCTCGACGCTCTCGGACAGGGCGTGGAGCAGGTTGTCATCTGCCGGGGAACCGCTGATGATCTGCTCGGTGTTTGTGCGGGGCAGGCAGTTGGGACAACAGTCCGTATGAATGTCAATTACGTTTAGGTGAGGAGGGAAATGAATATGCATACAACAACAGCGCCTGTACATCTCATGAATAACTATGCGAGATGGCCAATCAGTTTGGTAAAAGGACAAGGAAACCAGGTGTGGGATGATCAAGGCAAGCAATATCTCGATTTTACCTCAGGAATTGCTGTGACCTCGTTAGGGCATGTTCCGCCAAAAGTAACGGCAAAGCTGCACGAGCAGCTCGATACGTTGTGGCATTGCTCGAATTTGGTGCATGTTCCTCAGCAAGAGATTTTGGCGGAAAAGCTGAGCCGTCTGTCTGGACTGGATCAGGCTTTTTTCTGCAACAGTGGAGCGGAGGCGAATGAAGGCTTGATCAAGCTCGCCCGCCGCTATGCACAAAAAGTAAAAGGGACCGATCGTTACGAAATCATCAGCTTTGAACAGTCTTTTCATGGACGGACATTGGCTACCCTGACGGCTACCGGACAGGAAAAGGTGAAGGACGGATTCGCGCCATTGCCGCAAGGATTTGTCACCGTTCCTTACAACGACCTTGATGCAGTCAAGTCAGCAATTACAGACAAGACATGCGCGATCATGCTGGAGCTGGTTCAGGGAGAAGGCGGTGTACATCCAGCGGAAGAGGCGTGGGTGAAGGCGCTGCGTGAATTGTGCGATACACACGGATTGCTGCTACTGGTAGATGAGATACAGACGGGGATTGGGCGCACGGGTACATGGTTTGCCTTCCAGCACTATGACGTGAAGCCAGATGCGATTTCATTGGCAAAAGGCTTGGGAAGTGGTTTCCCGATTGGAGCGGTAGTCGCGACCAAAGAAGTAGCAGAAGCGTTTGCTCCAGGTACGCATGGCACTACTTTTGGCGGGAATCCATTGGCAGCAACCGCTGGAATCGCGACGCTTGCGACGATGGAAGAGGAGCAGATTTTGGAGCGGGTAGCCCATATCCATGACGTATTGATCAAAGAGCTGGAGAAGCTCAAGGCAGAGCATCCAGACAAAGTGGTTACGGTTCGGGGAAAAGGGTTGCTTCTCGGTGTGGAGCTAACGATTCCTGCTGGTGAGCCGGTCGCGTATGCACGGGAAAAAGGAGTCATTCTGCTGATGGCTGGCCCGCAGGTAGTGAGACTCTTGCCTTCGTTTGTGACGACAGATGCTGAAATAAAGCAAGCCATTACTGTATTAAGCGAGGCGCTGTCGCAGGTTTAGATAAAAAAAGCATAAGATGCAACGAGTGGAAGTGGTCAAAAACTCGTTGCATTTTTATAATCCCAAATGTATATTAATACAAAAGGTTGCATAAATTTTCGGTAAAGAGCGATCAGGCCGGTGCCCATTGGAGAGGAGTGGATTCATAGATGGATAGAGAGAATCAATCGTTAGGAACAGGATATTTAACGCTGGAGAGCGGCGAGGTTTTTACAGGAAAGCTGTATGGCGCCCCCATTAACGGATTCGGAGAAGTGGTTTTTCATACAGGAATGACGGGATACCAAGAGGTGATGACAGACCCTTCTTTTGCAGGGCAAATCGTTACCTTCACGTATCCCTTGATCGGAAACTACGGGATCAACGAAAAGGATTATGAGGCAGCCAAGCCAGCGTTGACAGGGATGATTGTCAGCGAGCTATGCACGGAACCAAGCCATTACGAATCAAACATGACGTTGGCCCAAGCGGCAGAAGCATTTGGATTCCCGATCCTTGCGGGGATTGATACGCGAACGATTACCAAGCGCGTCCGTCAAGACGGTACGGTATTCGGGGTCATTTCCGATCAGCCTATGCAGGTAGAGGAAGTGGTGTCGCTGCGCTACAAGCACGCCAAGAAATCATTAGTTGCCAACGTATCCAGACAACAAGTGGAACGTTATCCGGGAACAGGCGAGCATGTCGTCTTGATTGACCTCGGCATGAAGCAATCGATTTTGGATGCCCTTCTCCAACAGGGCTGCCGTGTCACGGTCGTTCCCTTTGATACGAGTTTTGCCCAAATCAATGCTCTCGCACCAGACGGCTTACTGTTTTCGAATGGGCCTGGCGATCCGGAGCACTTGCTTGCGTATTGCAGCGAATGGCGCAAAGCCGTGGAGCAGTACCCGACATTGGGCATTTGTTTGGGGCATCAAGTATTGGCGTTGATGTATGGCGGCAAGACAGAAAAGCTCGCATACGGTCACCGCGGCAGCAATCATCCAGTCAAGGATCTGATGACTGGCAAAGTATATATGAGTTCACAAAATCATGGGTATGTGGTCAAGGAAGAATCTCTGGATAAACGTCAGTTAACGGTTTCCTATCGCAATGTCAATGACGGTTCAGTCGAAGGACTGCGTCACGTCAGTTTGCCTGTTTTCAGTGTCCAGTTCCATCCGGAAGCACATCCGGGCCCGAGTGATACATCCCACATTTTCCACCAATTCTTGCAGTCGATGCGCGTAGTAGGAGCGAAGAGATATGCCTAAATTGCCACACATTCATAAAGTATTGGTCATTGGTTCTGGCCCGATCGTCATCGGGCAGGCAGCGGAGTTTGATTATGCAGGCGCACAGGCTTGCCTTTCCCTAAAAGAAGCTGGCGTGCAGGTCGTGCTGGTGAATAACAATCCGGCAACGATTATGACAGACGAACAAGTAGCGGACAAAGTATATCTGGAGCCGCTCACGGTGGAATCCGTGACAGCTATTATCGCAAAAGAGCGTCCCGATGGCCTCTTGCCTACGCTAGGCGGCCAAACGGGACTTAATCTTGCTGTTTCGCTGGCAGAAGCGGGCGTGCTGGAAACGTACAGCGTCCAACTGTTGGGTACGCCGCTGGCTGCCATTCAAAACGGGGAAGACCGTGAGCTGTTCAAGCAATTGATGCAACAAATCGGAGAGCCTGTTCCTGAGAGCGATACAGTCGAATCTGTAGAAGCAGCCATCGAGTTTGCGAACGCTATCGGCTATCCAGTGATCGTGCGTCCTGCTTATACACTCGGAGGAGCAGGTGGCGGGATCGCAGGAGATGAAGCGACCTTGCGAAAGGTTGCAGCCGGTGGCATTGCGGCTAGCCCAATCGGTCAGGTACTGATTGAGCGCAGTGTAAAAGGCTGGAAAGAGATTGAATACGAGGTCATGCGGGACGCAAATGATACCTGCATGATTGTGTGCAATATGGAAAATTTGGATCCGGTAGGGATTCATACGGGAGACAGTATTGTCGTCGCGCCATCTCAGACGCTGACAGATCGCCAGTACCAAATGCTGCGCAGCGTATCAACGAAAGTAATTCGTTCGCTTGGGGTAGTCGGCGGTTGCAATATTCAATTTGCGCTTGATCCGAATTCTGATCGGTATGTGCTGATCGAAGTAAATCCGCGGGTAAGCCGTTCAAGTGCGTTGGCGTCCAAAGCAACAGGCTATCCAATCGCGCGGATCGCCGCCAAGCTCGCATTGGGCTACGGACTGGATGAGGTACTCAATCCAATCACGGGATATACGTACGCTAGCTTTGAACCAGCGTTGGACTACATCGTTGTCAAAATCCCGCGCTTCCCGTTTGACAAATTCCCACTGGCAGACCGCAAGCTGGGAACGCAAATGAAAGCGACTGGCGAGGTCATGTCGATCGCCCGCAATCTGGAAGCAGGACTTTTGAAGGCAGTTCGTTCTCTAGAACAGGGCTGCACACATTTGACTCGACCAGAGCTGGCATCCTGGACGCATGAGGAGCTTGCACATTCCTTGCAGGAAGCAACTGATATCAGACTGTTTGTTTTTGCCGAGGCGATCCGCAAAGGCTTTACAGAAAGTGAGCTGCACAGCCTGACTGGTGTCGATCCGTTTTTCTTGCGGAGCTTGCGTAAAATCGTGGACTTGGAAGTAGAGCTGTCTTGCCACGACAGGAAAACACTGACCCCAGAGCTGTTGTTGGAAGCAAAGCGTCGCGGGTTTGCCGATGAAACCATCGCTTCACTGGTTGGTGCAACACCTGCCGAAATCAAATCACTTCGTCAAGAATCGGGCATTACGCCTACTTATAAAATTGTGGACACTTGTGCAGCAGAATTCGACGCCCAAACCCCTTACTACTATTCGGATTGGCAAGGAATAGATGAGGTCGAGCCACTGTCTGGCCGAAAAGTATTGGTACTTGGCTCAGGTCCCATTCGCATCGGTCAGGGTATCGAGTTTGACTACTGCTCCGTGCATGCAGCCAAAGCGCTTCAGGCAAGCGGTATTGCGGCTGTCGTTGTGAACAACAATCCAGAGACGGTCAGCACTGATTATGAAACTGCCGACCATCTTTATTTTGAACCGCTTCACGTAGAAGACGTGCTGCATATCGCAGAACGCGAACACGTTGAGGGCGTCATGGTTCAGTTCGGGGGTCAAACCGCGATCAATCTGGCGGCCAAGCTGGAGCATGCGGGGCTGAAAGTAATGGGGACGTCACTTACAGCCATCGAACGCGCGGAGGATCGCGAGCTGTTCTACGCCATGCTGCGCAAGCTGGACATTCCGCATATCCCTGGTAAAGGAGTCTCGTCCTTGGAGGATGCGACCGCGATTGCGGAGGAAATCGGCTTCCCTGTTTTGATGCGACCTTCGTACGTCATCGGCGGGCAAGGCATGGTAGTCGTCCACAATATCGAGGAGCTGCAAGCTACTATTCACGACTGGTTGAACCATCCGGACATGAGCATGTTTTTCCCACTCCTCGTGGATAAATACGTTCCAGGCAAGGAAGCAGAAGTAGATGCGGTATGCGACGGACAATCTGTCATCATCCCAGGGATTTTCCAGCATGTGGAGAGAGCGGGCATCCACTCAGGCGACAGTGTAGCCTTGTTCCCGGCTCCTCAGCTGACGGATGACATCAAGCACAAAATCGCCAGCTATACAGAAGCAATCGCGAGGGAAATGGAAGCGGTCGGGTTAATCAATATCCAGTTTGTCATTGATGGCGAAACGGTTTATGTACTGGAGGTCAATCCTCGTGCTTCACGGACCGTACCGATTACGAGCAAAGTGACTGGCATCCCGATGGTTCAACTGGCAGTTCGCGCACAATTGGGTGAAAAGCTGTCGGAGATGGGCTACGGTACAGGGCTTTTGCCAGAGATTCCTTTTGCAGTGGTCAAGGCACCGGTTTTCTCCACGATCAAGCTGAACGGCGTAGACCCGGTACTAGGTCCAGAGATGAAATCGACGGGGGAAGTCCTCGGCTTGGGGCATTCTTTCGAAGAGGCAGCAGGCAAAGCCTTTGCTTTCAAGGACAATTTGTACGGCGACTGGCAAAAAGGTCAGTTGGTCATGATTTCTCTGGCAGATGGAGATAAGCAGGACGGCGTAAAAGAATCAATCGGACAAATTCAAGCAGACGGTGCCAAACTGGCGGCGACTCCGGGAACGGCCGAGTGGCTTGAAGCCGAAGGAATTGGCGTGAAGCACATCGTGGCAGATGAAGCGGCGTGGATCGAGCTGTTGCAAAAAGAAGAAGCGGCTTTCGCTCTCGTTACTGCGACGAAAGGCAATCGTCAGGGCCGGACAGGATTTGCTCTGCGAAGCCGTATGGTGCAACAAGGTGTGCCATTGTTCTCCGCTGTCGATACGTTCGAGTTATATGTGAAGTCTATTATGAAGAAAAGAGGTGGCTCGCATGCAGCCAGTGAAGATATTGGAACACTTTCAAAACTTGCCGTTACAAAAGCATAAAGGAAAAGATTTCTTGCGCGTCGATGAATTCAACGGGGAAGAATTGATGGAGCTGCTCCATCTGTCTGCTCACGTCAAGCAATTGCAAAAGCTGGGACAGCCATTCCAGCCTTTGCAAGGCAAGACGTTGGGGATGATCTTTGACAAGGCTTCGACCCGCACGCGCGTCTCCTTTGAAGTAGGGATGCATCAGTTGGGCGGCTTGGGGATGTTCATGAGTGGAAAAGAGCTACAGCTCGGACGCGGGGAGCCGATCAGCGACACAGCGAAAGTTCTCTCTCGGTACGTGGATGCCATCATGATTCGCACCTTTTCCCACTCCTATGTAGAAGAGCTTGCTGAGCACGCGTCGATCCCTATTATCAATGGCTTGACCGATCTGTACCATCCTTGCCAGGCGTTGGCTGATCTGCTGACGATCTGGGAGCATAAAGGCAAGCTGAAAGGAGTCAAGCTCGCCTATGTAGGAGATGGCAACAACGTGGCGAACTCACTGGTGCTGGGCGCAGCTCTGCTAGGCCTGGATGTGAGAGTGGCGACTCCGGCAGGCTACGAAATGGATGCAGCAATTGTCGCAAAAGCTACAGAATATGCGAAACAAAGCGGTGGAAAAATGATGGTGACCACCGATCCGACAGAGGCTGTCATGGGGGCAGATGCTGTATACACGGACGTTTGGACTAGTATGGGTTTTGAAGAAGAAAATGAGATACGATTGAAAGCATTTGCCGACTATCAAGTGAACGAAAAATTGGTAGCAGCGGCAAATCGTGATTATCTCTTCTTGCACTGCTTGCCAGCGCATCGTGGGGAAGAAGTGACAACCGGGGTCATCGACGGATCGCGCTCTGTTATTTTTGATCAGGCTGAAAATAGATTGCACGCACAAAAGGCGATATTGGCGGCGCTGGTGTGAACATAGTTCTAGTTAAATAGAACTAGCTGTAATTAAATCGAATAGACTATGAATCTATGATTGCCGAATTTTGTCACTTATGTGTAAAATAAAGGTAGGAAAGAAGCAAGGAAGTACGGACTGTATCTGGTCGCTTGGTCCGTATGGAGCCAGTAGCGAATCCAACCTTTTCCGTAATGGAAAAGGAAAGGGGAGCAGGGGCTGTACTTGGTCGCTTGGCCTCTGCATCACGGACAGTAGCGAAGCCAGCTTTCTCCACTATGCCTGAAGGGGGGAAAAGAAAATGAAAAAATGGTTCGCAGCAATTATGATGGTGGTAGCAATCGTAGCAGCTACTTCTGCAAACTTCCATATTGGATAAATAAGCGTAATGGAGAAACAAACACCGCTTGGCTGAGTGGTGTTTTTTCTTCAAGCTTGGAGGAAACAACATGCTATTGGATGTAATTGCCCTATCTTTTCTCGTAGCATTGCTGCGAGGGGGAAGAATCAAAGAATTACCTAAATTCAACCAAATGAAACTTCTTATCGTTACTATATTGCTGCAGGCTTGTGCAGTCTTCTTCCCTACGATCGGTGGCATTTTCATATCGATCGCGTATGTGTTTATTTTGGCCTTCCTCGTTTTTAATCGAGAATTTGAAGATATGCGGATTTTTTTAATCGGCTGGTTTCTGAATGCGATTGCAATTTGGTCTAACAATGGAAAAATGCCAATCGATTTAGTTCAAGCAGCAAAGCTTCCTTATGATTTAGAGCCAGTTATAAACGGGACGAATTTCAAGCATAGTGTATTGACGGAAAGTTCAAATTTTCCGTTTTTGACGGATGTCATTTACATGCCATCTTTCATTCCTCGGATTATTAGCATCGGCGATATTTTTATTATGTTAGGTGCCTTTTTACTTGTTCAGCGATTGATGAATAAACCGATTTCATTACTACAACTTCGCGAAGGTAAAAGTTATGCGACAAAAAACTGATTATGCGGTTTGGATAAAAGGGATTGTTGTACAGGTTGGATTTGTCATTGCAGCAATCTATATTTTTTACACATCTTCATCTGAATGGGCTGCTCGTGAGCATTGGGGGGTATTATCTACCTACACCCTCCTGACCATTTTTTCCTGTTTTGCTCCCGTGCGTATATCTAATACGATTTTAACAGTGAACAATGCTGTAATCTTTTCGGGTATCTTGTTGTACGGAGTCTGGGTCGGAGTATGGGCTGCTGTTATTGAATCTTTAATCATTGCTTTCCTGGTAAGGTTTAATCCGCTAAAAGCTATTATTAACATTGGGCAATTGTTAATGACAATATGGACAGTAGCGTTTTTGAAGGATTGGATCGAGGGCTTCGGAACTGTTTCTCCCATTATTAGCGATTTGTTTTTGGCTGTTGTGTATTGGTTTGTGAACCTGACTTTATGTGGATTGGGTATCTCCTATTTTCATCAAATGACATGGGCGCGAACCGTAAAGATGATGGCAAAAGGCTTTACCTCGACTTACTTGTTGCTTTTAATTCTAGCCGGAGTAGGTTCACGATTAGTAGAGTTATATGGTCCGTTAACGCTAATTCCTATGATGATTGCGTTTATTACGATCAGCTACGTCTTTCATCATTACTATGACAATCTTCAAAGGCTTCAGCAAAAAGTAGAAGAGGTCAAATCATTCAATCACAACTTCTTAACGACGATGGCTGCTTCCATTGACGCACGAGATCGATACACAAGTGGACATTCTCAGCGTGTAGCTTACTGGGGAAGAGAAATTGCGAGAGATATTGGTTTGGCCGAACGAAAAGTGGAGGATGTTTATATCGGGGGAATCCTGCACGACATTGGAAAAATCGGCATCGAAGACGAAATTCTCAATAAAAAAGGAAAGCTGACCCCGGAAGAGTACGACAAGATCAAGCAGCACACGGTCATTGGCTACGAAATTATTTTGCAAGCAGGGATGTTCAATGAATTGCTTCCTGCGATCCGCTCCCATCATGAGCGAATAGACGGAAGGGGATATCCGGATGGTTTAGCCGGGGATGAGATTCCGCTGATGGCGAGAATTTTAGCCATTTCAGATGCTTTCGATGCGATGGTCGCGGACAGGCCATATCGAAAAGGTTTGCCTGTGGAGGAAGCGCTTCAAGAAATCAGACGGGGCTCCGGTACCCAATTTGATCCGATATTGGCGGAGCATTTTATCAGAATCGTTCAGCGACTGCCGTACGAAGAGTTGCAGAGCATTATCGGAATAGAGTCCATCCCACAAAAACAGTTACAGGAGGCAATGAGATGAACTGCCCCTTGTAACTGTTTTTATTCGTTTACGACCATATGCGGACGAGCTCTCTGGTTTCTAAATGGCAGGTAAGCTTGAATACATCTGGATTGCTTAATTTCTCCCAATCGTGAAAGCCAAAGCGGTCATCAATTGATTTCATGAGCAAGGCCAGCAGGCATCCATGGCTAACAAGCACAATTTCTTTATGCGTATCTGCCAAAATCTCAGTGAGCAACGAATTTGCCCGATTTATAGCAGTAAGACTGGATTCGCCCCCTTCGAATGCAAGAGTCAAGTCATCGAACGTATCGCGCAGTCGCTCGAACCAATCCTCACGTGGTATTTCGCTAAGGACGCGCTCGACCAAACGCGTGTCTTCTTCAACTACGATTCCGCGTTCCTGTGCAAGTGGCTGGATGCTGGCAATTGCCCGATGATACGGACTCGAAATGATTCGATCAATGTGGGAACTTGCGAAGAAGGAGG from the Brevibacillus brevis genome contains:
- the argF gene encoding ornithine carbamoyltransferase, whose amino-acid sequence is MQPVKILEHFQNLPLQKHKGKDFLRVDEFNGEELMELLHLSAHVKQLQKLGQPFQPLQGKTLGMIFDKASTRTRVSFEVGMHQLGGLGMFMSGKELQLGRGEPISDTAKVLSRYVDAIMIRTFSHSYVEELAEHASIPIINGLTDLYHPCQALADLLTIWEHKGKLKGVKLAYVGDGNNVANSLVLGAALLGLDVRVATPAGYEMDAAIVAKATEYAKQSGGKMMVTTDPTEAVMGADAVYTDVWTSMGFEEENEIRLKAFADYQVNEKLVAAANRDYLFLHCLPAHRGEEVTTGVIDGSRSVIFDQAENRLHAQKAILAALV
- a CDS encoding DUF5317 domain-containing protein, with amino-acid sequence MLLDVIALSFLVALLRGGRIKELPKFNQMKLLIVTILLQACAVFFPTIGGIFISIAYVFILAFLVFNREFEDMRIFLIGWFLNAIAIWSNNGKMPIDLVQAAKLPYDLEPVINGTNFKHSVLTESSNFPFLTDVIYMPSFIPRIISIGDIFIMLGAFLLVQRLMNKPISLLQLREGKSYATKN
- a CDS encoding carbamoyl phosphate synthase small subunit, with product MDRENQSLGTGYLTLESGEVFTGKLYGAPINGFGEVVFHTGMTGYQEVMTDPSFAGQIVTFTYPLIGNYGINEKDYEAAKPALTGMIVSELCTEPSHYESNMTLAQAAEAFGFPILAGIDTRTITKRVRQDGTVFGVISDQPMQVEEVVSLRYKHAKKSLVANVSRQQVERYPGTGEHVVLIDLGMKQSILDALLQQGCRVTVVPFDTSFAQINALAPDGLLFSNGPGDPEHLLAYCSEWRKAVEQYPTLGICLGHQVLALMYGGKTEKLAYGHRGSNHPVKDLMTGKVYMSSQNHGYVVKEESLDKRQLTVSYRNVNDGSVEGLRHVSLPVFSVQFHPEAHPGPSDTSHIFHQFLQSMRVVGAKRYA
- the carB gene encoding carbamoyl-phosphate synthase (glutamine-hydrolyzing) large subunit, whose product is MPKLPHIHKVLVIGSGPIVIGQAAEFDYAGAQACLSLKEAGVQVVLVNNNPATIMTDEQVADKVYLEPLTVESVTAIIAKERPDGLLPTLGGQTGLNLAVSLAEAGVLETYSVQLLGTPLAAIQNGEDRELFKQLMQQIGEPVPESDTVESVEAAIEFANAIGYPVIVRPAYTLGGAGGGIAGDEATLRKVAAGGIAASPIGQVLIERSVKGWKEIEYEVMRDANDTCMIVCNMENLDPVGIHTGDSIVVAPSQTLTDRQYQMLRSVSTKVIRSLGVVGGCNIQFALDPNSDRYVLIEVNPRVSRSSALASKATGYPIARIAAKLALGYGLDEVLNPITGYTYASFEPALDYIVVKIPRFPFDKFPLADRKLGTQMKATGEVMSIARNLEAGLLKAVRSLEQGCTHLTRPELASWTHEELAHSLQEATDIRLFVFAEAIRKGFTESELHSLTGVDPFFLRSLRKIVDLEVELSCHDRKTLTPELLLEAKRRGFADETIASLVGATPAEIKSLRQESGITPTYKIVDTCAAEFDAQTPYYYSDWQGIDEVEPLSGRKVLVLGSGPIRIGQGIEFDYCSVHAAKALQASGIAAVVVNNNPETVSTDYETADHLYFEPLHVEDVLHIAEREHVEGVMVQFGGQTAINLAAKLEHAGLKVMGTSLTAIERAEDRELFYAMLRKLDIPHIPGKGVSSLEDATAIAEEIGFPVLMRPSYVIGGQGMVVVHNIEELQATIHDWLNHPDMSMFFPLLVDKYVPGKEAEVDAVCDGQSVIIPGIFQHVERAGIHSGDSVALFPAPQLTDDIKHKIASYTEAIAREMEAVGLINIQFVIDGETVYVLEVNPRASRTVPITSKVTGIPMVQLAVRAQLGEKLSEMGYGTGLLPEIPFAVVKAPVFSTIKLNGVDPVLGPEMKSTGEVLGLGHSFEEAAGKAFAFKDNLYGDWQKGQLVMISLADGDKQDGVKESIGQIQADGAKLAATPGTAEWLEAEGIGVKHIVADEAAWIELLQKEEAAFALVTATKGNRQGRTGFALRSRMVQQGVPLFSAVDTFELYVKSIMKKRGGSHAASEDIGTLSKLAVTKA